In one Paramormyrops kingsleyae isolate MSU_618 chromosome 18, PKINGS_0.4, whole genome shotgun sequence genomic region, the following are encoded:
- the rsf1b.1 gene encoding remodeling and spacing factor 1 isoform X1 — translation MCAGVLRIKAIVLHLDPRSKTGTRNPSHIVEPEEETLCCPPTPLQFLTKWGSKSEVSVITKVPLVATKVPKPLVELHVKLLRKIGKSVSSERWEKYLVKICQEFNSTWAWELEKKGYLEMTVECKAGILKYLCECQFDDNVKFKTTINEEDPDKMRLQPIGRDKDGLMYWFQLDQDHNVRVYVEEQDDLDGSSWKCIVRTRNDLAQAVELLKTQIDPALLSKKEVEEGSTSTSPSPEDEERKEEQGNGNVTKKEKLEDSSEDEDDKPTLDAACSISPKIKGMEKPSKEDKDIAGDKSITMETEENKNSDGSGTLDEIPSTVTEIQNGNTVIKEEPKEEAVHVKGDIVSEKSSPITTGNFDGTVRVTGTEEVKKKTEDVQRAIKNDQQAKIPLKKREMKLSEDFDNISSSIVFWNPSATPVKEPPGEAPEKNVDVSQLPPASEEALKSAEEDHINGEIQSINNTNDNDRCKEGLVPTERPKDPEKEEFEKTNAVIQDVERSPKGDFAIGKLLTEEKDQAIEVIRTKESDQLNDIKALEENKADSTDNMLASDTSVVEEKGSQISVVNVMGPAPDLDTVGDTVKTDLYLEATQIEKKEVPTGPDETTVKEIEMTLDHGLPPVGNNDRVSGSKDPSVEIMETSLVSEAIPDEERESSSNSAETAAETMEVESGLGAVPVGSNEQGCGPQDPSKEAVKMALGSETIPAGEKESVSSSEKAAVEAVEVSSGLGAVPLGHNEQGCGPQDASNEAGKMALGSETIPAGEKESVSSSEKIAETKEVISALDDVPVGNNNQVCSSQDPSKETIEMALGPETISAGKKESVSSSEKAAVETMEVVSADNNVQVGNNNQVCSSQDPLKETIEMAVGPETIPAGKKESISSSKETAVEITETAPGLAAVPIAKAEMVSGSQDPVEMALNPEAIPVGEKGSASSSGETVVETVEMSSDLGAFSEEENTLGSSSQETAAETMETALKAIPVVEKGLASGPQTTYSEKKGTVSGSEDSAVEPMEIMPGSEPIAQVEKETASRTEYSTVKKLQTTSSSEDNPLQEKEIKSSIDTIIVENKVVICPESLSGSEAIDIGLKDTSSTSEDTVLEKKQTTIGYEDVLVGEKVSSLSSETTTVGEKDTTVAENTSGSKASTIGEMKAISDYNATAVEEKENTCVNISDISDAIKVGNGKAATGVDSFAPEIGVEIGVEEKETTSVSDSAAEEKDVVIPVENAFGSTSVPSEEKIDAVFTATKEHPSKDEGQEEPRESTAETLADTNENLSNGVSDKKQKKLNKEPGRVVDPSLDSGPIMDDTAEETSPEKDKKEFGEEKSQEKKPEAEEKEEIAGPTNKADIQTKVEEQVVQQIEDSEENNKEDQETEGGKGNGEVSSEIQQEGIRLKIKIPTHRRTAEIQKDADPELADGRSLRRSPRICRPTAKLAEIQDMKLERKQAAASVAEEDEEEDDKEDKIGQRKQRDRKIDPDGQTKSTKGRRRQRRARWSNTRTRWRKTKDSSEDDEEEEEEETEDDDSDEDYKVEKKKQNRNRQKNDSDTSSPSSSEEEIPNDDPCKHCGLPNHPELILLCDSCDSGYHTACLRPPLMIIPDGEWFCPPCQHKLLCERLEEQLQNLDVALKKRERAERRKERLVYVGISVENIIPPTDVEVEEEKQEKEEQEGEKEEIKKETKKSRNFGRRSTRARKQISYRFDEFDEAIEEAIEEDIKEAEGGGAGRGKDMATILSEEGKENGRPPKANSAHRRKKRRRLNDLDSDSTLEEEESEEEFRLSNSSEEEDFVVSDNDVDSEAEIQSYDDSDFGSVDASPRYGAVRSRRSSVRKRSTRRIALRQSHRRRRYSDEEEDETDEEEEDEIVTEGSSEFSASDLDARCRRSRRSRKRQVNYCETSDSEGSQGRPKAPLRRRLSSSDSEGSFCSKDSDEDKGRRKRGRRIGDSSEEESRQQCQRLTLKRRRASEEDDDDSEDSEEEERPVRKRLNRIDSDDSEEEKADLGETVAGSNEGRTQCVPTDEEVVEGVLGKGTSPLDYGLVELPSANGQSSMKGLEGLITRGHMGPKNGGPPPPTTMLAPNGLTPQEMLPQEDDEDDLMGVTDLVEYVCNSGEL, via the exons ATGTGTGCAG GTGTCCTGAGAATCAAGGCCATTGTGCTGCATTTGGACCCCAGAAGCAAGACTGGCACAAGAAACCCCTCCCACATTGTGGAACCCGAGGAAGAGACAttatgctgcccccccacccccctccaatTTCTTACCAAATGGGGGTCCAAATCAGAGGTCTCTGTGATTACTAAGGTTCCCCTTGTGGCCACTAAGG TTCCTAAACCCTTGGTGGAGCTTCACGTGAAGCTTTTGAGGAAAATTGGCAAATCAGTGTCTTCAGAAAGATGGGAGAAGTACCTGGTAAAA ATTTGCCAAGAGTTCAACAGCACTTGGGCCTGGGAGCTAGAGAAGAAGGGATACCTGGAGATGACTGTAGAATGCAAAGCTGGAATTCTCAAA TATTTGTGTGAGTGCCAATTTGATGACAATGTGAAATTCAAGACGACAATCAATGAGGAGGATCCAGATAAAATGCGTCTGCAGCCAATCGGCCGAGATAAAGATGGTCTTATGTACTGGTTCCAGCTGGACCAGGATCACAATGTGCGAGTTTATGTGGAGGAACAGGACGACCTGGATGGATCCTCCTGGAAGTGTATTGTCAG GACACGAAATGACCTGGCTCAGGCAGTGGAGCTACTGAAAACTCAGATTGACCCAGCACTGTTGAGCAAGAAAGAGGTAGAAGAGGGGTCTACAAGTACCAGTCCAAGCCCAGAGGATGAGGAAAGGAAGGAGGAGCAGGGAAATG GGAATGTGACGAAGAAAGAGAAGCTAGAAGATTCctcagaggatgaagatgacaAACCCACTCTGGATGCTGCATGTTCTATTAGTCCAAAAATCAAAGGCATGGAAAAGCCATCTAAAGAAGATAAGGACATTGCAGGTGACAAATCCATCACAATGGAAACTGAAGAGAACAAGAATAGTGATGGTTCAGGAACATTGGACGAAATTCCATCAACGGTTACTGAAATTCAAAATGGCAATACTGTCATTAAGGAAGAACCGAAGGAGGAGGCTGTACATGTTAAGGGTGACATTGTGAGCGAAAAATCATCACCAATAACTACGGGTAATTTTGATGGTACTGTTAGGGTAACAGGAACTGAAGAAGTGAAGAAAAAAACCGAGGATGTCCAGAGGGCTATTAAGAATGACCAGCAGGCTAAGATCCCTCTGAAGAAGCGTGAAATGAAACTGAGTGAAGATTTTGACAATATAAGTAGCAGCATTGTCTTCTGGAATCCTTCTGCCACTCCTGTCAAAGAGCCACCAGGTGAGGCTCCTGAGAAGAATGTGGATGTGAGCCAGCTACCCCCTGCTTCTGAGGAAGCCTTAAAATCTGCAGAAGAGGACCACATTAATGGAGAAATCCAATCGATCAACAATACAAATGATAACGATCGATGCAAAGAGGGCTTGGTGCCCACAGAAAGGCCTAAGGATCCTGAAAAGGAGGAATTTGAGAAAACCAATGCTGTTATCCAGGACGTGGAAAGGTCACCTAAAGGGGATTTTGCAATTGGGAAGCTGTTGACTGAAGAAAAAGATCAAGCCATTGAGGTGATAAGAACCAAGGAAAGTGATCAGCTCAATGACATCAAAGCATTGGAGGAAAACAAAGCTGATTCAACTGATAACATGTTAGCATCTGACACCAGTGTAGTTGAAGAAAAAGGTTCTCAGATCTCTGTAGTGAATGTGATGGGACCTGCTCCTGACTTGGACACTGTAGGAGATACAGTGAAAACTGATCTGTATCTTGAGGCTACTCAGATAGAGAAAAAGGAAGTGCCCACTGGCCCTGACGAAACCACAGTAAAGGAAATTGAAATGACTTTGGATCATGGACTCCCACCGGTAGGGAACAATGATCGAGTATCTGGCTCAAAGGATCCTTCagtagaaataatggaaacatcTTTGGTTTCTGAAGCTATTCCAGATGAAGAAAGGGAATCAAGCTCTAACTCTGCAGAGACTGCTGCTGAGACAATGGAAGTGGAATCTGGTCTTGGGGCTGTTCCAGTAGGGAGCAATGAACAGGGCTGTGGCCCTCAGGATCCTTCAAAAGAAGCAGTGAAGATGGCTTTGGGTTCTGAGACCATTCCAGCTGGGGAAAAGGAATCAGTCTCGAGCTCTGAGAAGGCTGCAGTTGAGGCAGTGGAAGTGTCTTCTGGTCTTGGGGCTGTTCCGTTAGGACATAATGAACAGGGCTGTGGCCCTCAGGATGCTTCAAATGAAGCAGGGAAGATGGCTTTGGGTTCTGAGACCATTCCAGCTGGGGAAAAGGAATCAGTCTCGAGCTCTGAGAAGATTGCAGAAACAAAGGAAGTGATATCTGCTCTTGATGATGTTCCAGTAGGAAATAATAACCAGGTCTGTAGCTCGCAAGATCCTTCAAAAGAAACCATAGAGATGGCTTTGGGTCCTGAAACCATTTCAGCTGGGAAAAAGGAATCCGTCTCAAGCTCTGAGAAGGCTGCAGTTGAAACAATGGAAGTGGTATCTGCTGATAATAATGTTCAAGTAGGAAATAATAACCAGGTCTGTAGTTCGCAAGATCCTTTAAAAGAAACCATAGAGATGGCTGTGGGTCCTGAGACCATTCCAGCTGGGAAAAAGGAATCAATCTCGAGCTCTAAGGAGACTGCAGTTGAGATCACTGAAACGGCACCTGGTCTTGCGGCTGTTCCAATAGCGAAAGCTGAAATGGTCTCTGGTTCTCAGGATCCAGTGGAGATGGCTTTGAATCCTGAGGCCATTCCAGTTGGGGAGAAGGGGTCAGCCTCTAGCTCTGGGGAGACTGTAGTTGAGACAGTGGAAATGTCTTCTGATCTTGGGGCTTTTTCAGAAGAGGAAAACACATTAGGCTCTAGCTCTCAGGAGACTGCAGCAGAAACAATGGAAACTGCTCTGAAGGCCATTCCAGTAGTGGAAAAGGGTTTGGCCTCTGGGCCTCAAACCACTTACAGTGAGAAGAAGGGAACAGTTTCTGGCTCAGAAGACTCTGCAGTGGAACCAATGGAAATAATGCCAGGTTCTGAGCCTATTGCACAAGTGGAGAAGGAAACTGCTTCTAGAACAGAGTATTCTACGGTAAAGAAACTGCAAACCACTTCTAGTAGTGAGGACAATCCACTgcaagaaaaagaaataaagtcTAGCATCGATACCATTATAGTAGAGAATAAGGTAGTCATCTGTCCTGAAAGTCTTTCTGGATCTGAGGCTATTGATATCGGGTTAAAGGATACTTCCTCTACATCTGAGGACACTGTTTTAGAGAAAAAGCAAACCACTATTGGCTATGAGGATGTTTTAGTAGGAGAGAAAGTAAGCTCCTTGAGCTCTGAAACAACTACAGTAGGAGAAAAGGACACCACTGTTGCAGAAAATACTTCTGGATCTAAGGCCTCTACAATAGGAGAAATGAAAGCCATCTCTGATTATAATGCAACTGCAGTAGAGGAAAAGGAAAATActtgtgttaatatttctgATATCTCTGATGCAATCAAAGTAGGAAACGGCAAAGCTGCTACTGGTGTGGACAGTTTTGCCCCTGAAATAGGAGTAGAAATAGGAGTAGAGGAAAAGGAAACCACTTCCGTCTCTGATTCAGCTGCAGAAGAGAAAGATGTAGTCATTCCTGTTGAAAATGCATTTGGCTCTACTTCTGTACCCTCAGAAGAGAAAATTGATGCAGTATTTACTGCAACCAAGGAACATCCCTCAAAGGATGAAGGCCAAGAAGAACCAAGGGAATCCACTGCTGAAACCCTTGCTGACACTAATGAGAATTTGAGCAATGGTGTGTCTgataaaaaacaaaagaaactgAACAAAGAACCAGGCAGAGTTGTAGACCCTTCCTTGGATAGTGGCCCTAttatggatgacactgcagAGGAAACTAGTCCTGAGAAGGATAAAAAGGAATTTGGAGAAGAGAAAAGCCAAGAAAAGAAACCAGAGGCAGAAGAAAAAGAGGAAATTGCGGGTCCAACAAACAAAGCAGATATTCAAACGAAGGTGGAAGAACAAGTAGTTCAGCAAATAGAAGACTCAGAAGAAAACAACAAAGAGGACCAGGAGACTGAAGGAGGAAAGGGGAACGGTGAAGTATCATCAGAGATCCAACAGGAGGGCATTCGTTTGAAGATCAAGATTCCAACCCACCGTAGAACAGCAGAGATCCAGAAGGATGCTGACCCAGAACTGGCTGATGGAAGGTCTTTGAGGAGATCACCACGGATATGTCGCCCAACTGCCAAGCTTGCTGAAATCCAGGACATGAAGCTGGAGAGGAAGCAAGCTGCAGCGTCTGTGGCtgaggaagatgaggaggaggacgaTAAGGAGGATAAGATTGGTCAGAGAAAGCAGAGGGACCGCAAGATTGATCCTGATGGTCAGACTAAGTCTACAAAG GGCCGAAGACGGCAGCGACGAGCACGGTGGTCCAACACTCGGACTAGGTGGCGCAAAACAAAAGACTCCAGTGAggatgatgaggaggaggaagaagaggagacTGAGGACGATGACAGTGATGAAGATTACAAAGTGGAGAAGAAAAAGCAAAATCGCAACAGACAGAAGAATGATTCTGATACATCCTCACCTTCTTCTTCTGAGGAAGAGATACCAAATGATGATCCTTGCAAACACTGTGGCCTCCCAAACCATCCTGAACTG ATCTTGCTCTGCGACTCGTGTGACAGTGGCTACCACACGGCCTGCCTGAGGCCACCCCTCATGATCATCCCCGACGGCGAGTGGTTCTGCCCGCCCTGCCAGCAT AAACTTCTATGTGAACGGTTAGAAGAACAGCTGCAGAACCTGGATGTGGCTCTGAAGAAGAGGGAACGAGCGGAAAGAAG GAAAGAACGCTTGGTCTATGTAGGGATCAGTGTTGAGAACATCATCCCTCCTACT GATGTTGAAGTGGAAGAGGAGAAGCAGGAGAAAGAGGAACAGGAAGGGGAGAAGGAGGAGATTAAGAAAGAGACCAAAAAAAGCCGGAATTTTGGACGACGGTCAACCCGAGCAAGGAAGCAAATTAGCTACAG GTTTGATGAGTTTGATGAGGCTATTGAGGAGGCCATTGAGGAGGATATCAAAGAGGCAGAGGGAGGAG GGGCAGGCCGGGGAAAGGACATGGCTACCATCCTGTCAGAGGAGGGAAAGGAGAATGGCCGGCCTCCCAAGGCCAACTCGGCCCACCGCAGGAAGAAGCGACGACGCCTCAATGATCTGGACAGCGATAGTACCCTGGAAGAGGAGGAGAGTGAGGAGGAGTTCCGCCTCAGCAACAG TTCAGAGGAAGAAGATTTTGTGGTGTCAGACAATGACGTGGACAGTGAAGCAGAAATCCAGTCCTATGATGACAGTGACTTTGGCAGTGTTGACGCAAGCCCACGTTATGGAGCTGTGCGGTCCAGACGGTCCTCTGTGAGGAAGAGAAGTACACGACGGATCGCGCTGAGACAGTCCCACCGGAGACGGCGGTACTCGGATGAGGAAGAAGACGAGActgacgaggaggaggaggatgaaaTAG TAACTGAGGGCTCCAGCGAGTTTAGCGCCAGTGACCTGGATGCACGTTGCCGCCGATCCCGCCGAAGTCGGAAGCGACAGGTGAACTACTGTGAGACCTCGGACTCCGAGGGCTCCCAGGGTCGGCCAAAAGCACCCCTCCGCCGGCGGCTCTCCAGCTCTGACAGCGAAG GCAGTTTCTGTTCCAAAGATTCTGATGAAGACAAGGGGAGAAGGAAGAGGGGGAGGAGGATCGGCGACTCATCAGAGGAGGAGTCCAGGCAGCAGTGCCAACGGCTGACACTGAAGCGGCGGAGAGCATCAGAGGAAGACGACGACGACTCGGAGGATTCTGAGGAAGAAGAGCGACCTGTGCGCAAGAGGCTGAACCGCATCGACTCTGATGACTCTGAAGAGGAGAAAGCCGATCTTGGGGAAACGGTGGCAGGCAGCAATGAGGGAAGAACCCAATGTGTCCCCACAGATGAGGAGGTAGTAGAGGGGGTCCTGGGCAAGGGAACGAGCCCCCTGGACTACGGTCTGGTGGAGCTGCCGTCGGCCAATGGGCAGAGCTCCATGAAGGGCCTGGAGGGTTTGATCACTCGGGGCCACATGGGGCCCAAGAATGGtggcccacccccacccacgaCCATGCTGGCACCCAATGGCTTGACCCCACAGGAGATGCTCCCCCAGGAAGACGATGAGGATGACCTCATGGGGGTGACGGACCTTGTTGAGTATGTCTGCAATAGTGGAGAGTTATAA